One genomic region from Panthera tigris isolate Pti1 chromosome D1, P.tigris_Pti1_mat1.1, whole genome shotgun sequence encodes:
- the LOC102955174 gene encoding olfactory receptor 8B12-like, with protein sequence MAADNASSVTEFILAGLTDEPELQMPLFFLFLGFYMVTVVGNLGLITLIGLNSHLHIPMYFFLFNLSFIDVSYSTTLTPKMLMGFVAERNIISYAGCMTQFFFFCFFVFSESYILSAMAYDRYVAICKPLLYTVTMSPQVCSLLLLGVYGMGVFGAVAHMGNIMFITFCVDNFVNHYMCDIIPLLELSCNSSYINLLVVFIVVTIGIGVPIVTIFISYGFILSSILHISSTEGRSKAFSTCSSHIIVVSLFFGSGAFMYLKPPSILPLDQGKVSSIFYTAVVPMFNPLIYSLRNKDVKVALKKTLGRKFFV encoded by the coding sequence ATGGCTGCAGATAATGCCTCCTCTGTGACAGAGTTTATCCTCGCAGGCTTAACAGATGAGCCAGAACTCCAGATGCccctcttcttcctgtttctagGTTTCTACATGGTCACTGTGGTGGGGAACCTGGGCCTGATAACCCTGATTGGGCTGAATTCTCACCTTCATAttcccatgtactttttcctcttcAACTTGTCCTTCATAGATGTTAGTTACTCCACGACTCTGACCCCTAAAATGCTAATGGGTTTTGTCGCAGAGAGAAACATCATTTCCTATGCAGGGTGTATGactcagttttttttcttctgtttctttgtgttttctgaatcCTACATCTTGTCAGCAATGGCATATGACCGCTATGTCGCCATCTGTAAACCACTGCTATACACAGTTACCATGTCTCCTCAGGTGTGTTCACTCCTTCTGTTAGGTGTTTATGGGATGGGAGTGTTTGGAGCTGTTGCCCATATGGGAAACATAATGTTTATAACCTTTTGTGTTGACAACTTTGTCAATCACTATATGTGCGATATCATTCCCCTCCTTGAGCTCTCCTGCAACAGCTCTTACATAAATTTGCTGGTGGTCTTCATTGTTGTGACCATTGGCATTGGGGTGCCCATTGTGACTATTTTTATCTCCtatggtttcattctttctaGTATTCTCCATATTAGTTCTACTGAGGGCAGATCCAAAGCCTTCAGTACCTGCAGTTCCCATATAATTGTGGTATCTCTTTTCTTTGGATCAGGAGCTTTTATGTACCTCAAACCACCTTCTATTTTACCCCTTGACCAGGGGAAAGTGTCCTCCATATTCTATACTGCTGTGGTGCCCATGTTCAACCCATTAATCTATAGTCTGAGGAACAAGGATGTCAAAGTTGCCCTGAAGAAGACCTTAGGCAGAAAATTCTTCGTGTGA